One Candidatus Korarchaeum sp. DNA segment encodes these proteins:
- a CDS encoding nucleotidyltransferase domain-containing protein, which produces MIGLTGLRYYRMADGERERLLSELRESLEGVDGILFAYVHGSFLERELFRDVDIALWIEDPKEAFSYEVELSSKLELRFKIPVDVQVLNGAPLPFIYIVLTKGRLLLSRDERIRVEVVDEVIREYADLLLISKISEDQLCYR; this is translated from the coding sequence ATGATCGGCCTAACGGGGCTGAGGTATTACAGGATGGCTGATGGTGAGAGGGAGAGGCTCCTAAGCGAACTAAGGGAATCCCTAGAGGGAGTTGATGGGATACTGTTCGCCTACGTTCACGGAAGCTTCCTAGAGAGGGAGCTCTTCAGGGACGTAGATATAGCCCTCTGGATCGAGGACCCGAAGGAGGCGTTCTCATACGAGGTTGAGCTCTCATCGAAACTTGAACTGAGATTCAAGATCCCAGTGGATGTCCAAGTGCTTAACGGGGCCCCTCTACCTTTCATCTACATTGTCCTCACTAAAGGAAGGCTTCTCCTCTCCAGAGATGAGAGGATTAGGGTTGAAGTTGTGGATGAGGTGATCAGGGAGTATGCGGACCTACTCCTCATTTCGAAGATCTCTGAGGATCAGCTTTGCTATCGGTGA
- a CDS encoding DUF86 domain-containing protein encodes MSVVDELIESRIREINDAILILRDILAKEFGKLTIYEKLSMRYLVIQLVEASASICLRILLSFYNETAEGFPHCFERLGSRGVLMEELASRLASAARLRNLLVHRYWSISDERVYESVKKGLGDFEDFIAQVRSFLRR; translated from the coding sequence ATGAGCGTGGTGGATGAACTGATAGAATCGCGCATCAGGGAGATCAACGATGCTATTCTCATCTTAAGAGATATCTTAGCTAAGGAGTTCGGGAAGCTGACGATATACGAGAAGCTCTCAATGAGGTACCTAGTGATACAGCTCGTTGAGGCCTCAGCTAGCATATGCCTGCGTATACTTCTCAGCTTTTACAACGAAACAGCTGAGGGGTTCCCTCATTGCTTCGAGAGACTCGGATCCAGAGGGGTCCTGATGGAGGAGCTAGCATCTAGGCTAGCTTCAGCAGCCAGGCTGAGGAACCTCTTGGTTCATAGATACTGGAGCATCTCAGATGAGAGGGTTTATGAGAGTGTTAAAAAAGGTCTAGGGGATTTCGAGGACTTCATAGCTCAGGTAAGGTCGTTTCTGAGGAGGTGA
- a CDS encoding HEPN domain-containing protein: protein MVGLHLKWYTKARRFLEVAKRELEEGYYDFAAFNSQQAAEFALKAILIRRTGYRPYTHSITELLDALSEISEVPDDVRGCEGIEEHYLKARYPEARLREYSREEAEDAIRCAEVILRYVEGLLEEEG, encoded by the coding sequence GTGGTCGGGCTCCACCTGAAGTGGTACACTAAGGCCAGGAGGTTCTTGGAGGTCGCCAAGAGGGAACTTGAGGAGGGCTATTATGATTTCGCTGCTTTCAACTCGCAGCAGGCTGCGGAGTTCGCTTTAAAGGCCATCCTGATAAGGAGGACGGGGTACAGGCCCTACACGCATTCCATAACGGAGCTCCTCGATGCCCTATCTGAGATATCGGAGGTACCTGACGACGTGAGGGGATGTGAGGGCATAGAGGAGCATTACCTGAAGGCCAGGTATCCAGAGGCCAGGCTGAGGGAGTACTCGAGGGAGGAGGCCGAGGATGCGATTAGGTGTGCGGAGGTGATACTGAGGTATGTCGAGGGGCTTCTTGAGGAGGAGGGCTGA
- a CDS encoding nucleotidyltransferase domain-containing protein — MSRGFLRRRADEERRKSSMLREISSRYDGLTVMLFGSRARGEHTAASDYDLIVIYDDPDELRSFKEELKKERIPADLHCFTLREAIELLRSSTVLLDALEEGIVLREGIALEPLREEMGRLKGKGYRRVKGGWIIPSAD, encoded by the coding sequence ATGTCGAGGGGCTTCTTGAGGAGGAGGGCTGATGAGGAGAGGAGGAAAAGCTCGATGCTGAGGGAGATATCATCGAGGTACGATGGGCTGACGGTGATGCTCTTCGGCTCTAGAGCGAGGGGGGAGCATACGGCAGCCAGCGATTACGATCTGATCGTCATCTACGATGATCCTGATGAGCTGAGGAGCTTCAAGGAGGAGCTTAAGAAGGAGAGGATTCCAGCTGATCTTCATTGTTTCACCCTCAGGGAGGCCATTGAGCTTCTGAGGTCCTCAACAGTGCTCCTGGACGCGCTCGAGGAGGGCATCGTCCTGAGGGAGGGCATAGCCCTGGAACCCCTCAGGGAGGAGATGGGGAGGCTGAAGGGGAAAGGTTACAGGAGGGTGAAGGGGGGATGGATAATCCCCTCAGCCGATTAA
- a CDS encoding DUF167 domain-containing protein, with protein MRYEVEVRFHGDFVRVEGNRIVIGLTSDPVGGKANLELIKKIAKHFKVPSSRVRIVAGLKSKHKIIEIAED; from the coding sequence GTGAGGTACGAGGTTGAGGTCAGATTTCACGGGGACTTCGTCAGGGTCGAGGGTAACAGGATAGTTATCGGGCTTACCTCAGATCCTGTGGGCGGTAAGGCGAACCTAGAGCTCATCAAGAAGATTGCGAAGCACTTCAAAGTACCGTCATCCCGAGTGAGGATCGTGGCGGGCTTGAAATCGAAGCATAAGATAATCGAGATAGCTGAGGACTAG
- a CDS encoding prepilin peptidase, with protein MDQICELAAIVLLAMASVYDLRERTIPDKLWVIGSALGITMKLLNHDQTIQFISKAWPFLLILLIMLAMEWLLSLSGQADVLAYLTLTALLSGNCMFPDAFLAYLLSKILIALIIPFQFLVNIVKISRNHKLVEGFDEPLWRKVLALMVLSPYDERLAKFASPAEANVDGKRKFVLRAALSISQNDSLREGSWIAPAYPAMPFILAATVITITIPQLLLH; from the coding sequence GTGGATCAGATCTGCGAGCTCGCGGCAATCGTGCTGCTAGCTATGGCCAGCGTTTACGACCTCAGGGAGAGAACCATACCGGATAAGCTATGGGTGATCGGGTCAGCCCTCGGCATAACCATGAAGCTCCTTAATCACGATCAAACCATCCAATTCATCTCCAAAGCGTGGCCTTTCCTCCTAATACTTCTCATAATGCTCGCGATGGAGTGGTTGCTCTCGCTCTCAGGTCAGGCGGACGTGCTGGCCTACCTCACCCTAACGGCACTACTGTCCGGAAATTGCATGTTTCCGGACGCTTTTCTTGCATATCTCCTATCGAAGATATTAATAGCTTTAATAATTCCATTCCAATTCCTAGTTAATATAGTAAAAATATCTAGAAATCATAAATTAGTTGAAGGTTTTGATGAACCACTCTGGAGGAAGGTCCTAGCCCTCATGGTCCTCTCGCCTTACGATGAGAGGTTAGCTAAGTTCGCGAGTCCAGCTGAAGCTAATGTCGATGGAAAAAGAAAGTTCGTTTTGAGGGCTGCCTTAAGCATCTCCCAAAATGATTCTTTAAGGGAAGGAAGCTGGATAGCTCCCGCTTACCCTGCTATGCCATTTATCTTGGCTGCTACAGTGATCACAATCACCATCCCTCAACTCCTCCTCCATTGA
- a CDS encoding glycosyltransferase, giving the protein MGNSECQLINDGRESSNSADHRLSSREYREKLTEDASVIIVTFNSSSYIGRAVESVLLNDPLEVIVVDNSSTDGTPELIAREFPEVRIARKVANTLYHINFKILKLLNEK; this is encoded by the coding sequence ATGGGAAATTCAGAATGCCAATTGATCAATGATGGACGTGAATCCTCTAACTCCGCTGATCACCGGCTAAGCTCTCGAGAATACCGCGAGAAACTCACTGAAGATGCAAGTGTGATAATAGTCACCTTCAACTCCAGTAGCTACATTGGGAGGGCGGTCGAGTCCGTCCTCCTGAACGACCCCCTAGAGGTGATCGTCGTCGATAACTCCTCCACGGACGGGACTCCGGAGCTCATAGCTAGGGAGTTTCCGGAGGTCAGGATCGCCAGGAAAGTTGCCAACACCCTTTACCACATAAACTTTAAGATTTTGAAACTTTTAAATGAAAAATAG
- a CDS encoding glycosyltransferase family 4 protein → MLLRKPRKKFNLIHSHAVFLSKFLQKSEILFNIHGIPWSAIDYYRGPYKVMLYIFERMLRLYFPEFTRVIVPSNYCLSELVGKNFDISKVVVVENPVSDEFFKVQKEEENMILYPAALRPLKNQHGFLRALALVREELRDFDIIFAGGGERNYVDILRKFVENTGLTNVKFIGVVPYSQMIELYKKVSIVTLTSFIESFSMTTIEAMATGTPILASSVGGIPYLVEDGETGLLVDPTNPKEIAEKLLILASDEALRRRIGEKAKAEAGRRWRADVVARQLLNLYLEVCGEM, encoded by the coding sequence GTGCTTTTAAGAAAACCGAGGAAGAAGTTCAATTTAATTCACTCACATGCGGTCTTTTTGTCAAAATTTTTACAAAAAAGCGAGATATTATTTAATATTCACGGCATACCGTGGAGCGCAATAGATTACTACAGGGGCCCTTATAAGGTCATGCTTTACATATTCGAGAGGATGCTGAGATTATACTTCCCGGAATTCACAAGAGTCATAGTTCCATCTAATTACTGCTTAAGCGAGTTAGTAGGAAAAAATTTTGATATATCCAAGGTCGTAGTGGTGGAGAATCCTGTCTCCGACGAATTCTTCAAGGTACAGAAGGAAGAGGAGAACATGATACTTTATCCAGCTGCATTGAGGCCTCTTAAAAATCAGCATGGGTTCCTCAGAGCGTTAGCTTTAGTGAGGGAAGAGCTGAGGGATTTCGATATCATCTTCGCCGGAGGAGGAGAGAGGAATTATGTGGATATTCTGAGAAAATTTGTAGAAAATACCGGACTAACAAATGTGAAATTCATTGGAGTGGTACCATATAGTCAAATGATTGAACTTTATAAGAAAGTCTCAATAGTTACTTTGACATCATTCATTGAATCGTTCTCCATGACCACGATAGAGGCGATGGCGACCGGAACTCCGATATTAGCATCGAGTGTCGGGGGAATCCCATACTTAGTTGAAGACGGTGAGACGGGTCTCTTAGTCGATCCCACTAACCCAAAGGAGATAGCGGAGAAGCTACTGATTTTAGCGAGTGATGAAGCACTGAGGAGAAGAATCGGGGAGAAAGCGAAGGCAGAAGCTGGGAGGAGATGGAGGGCTGATGTAGTAGCAAGACAGCTTCTGAACTTATACCTGGAGGTCTGCGGGGAGATGTGA